The Desulfovibrio sp. UCD-KL4C genome contains the following window.
GCTTCCTGATGTAATTATTGAGGAAGTCGTGCAGATGAAACTTAGGATGGTCGGTCTTGGTGAGTTTACTCATTATTACCCCAACCAGCTTTCAGGTGGTATGAGAAAGCGGGCAGGGCTTGCGCGTGCAATGGTCATGGACCCGACGACTTTGCTTTGCGATGAACCTTCATCAGGTCTTGATCCAATTACAGCCGCTGATCTTGATCAGTTGATCTTGAAACTTAAAGAGACATTTAACGTTACTATAGTCGTTGTCACGCATGATCTGGACAGTCTTTTTAACATTGCTGACTATGTTGTGGTTCTGCATCAAAGTAGATGTTTGTATCAAGGTGATCTGGATGGGCTTAGGGATTCAAAAGATGAATACCTGATAGATTTCTTAGAAAGACGGCCTACTGTGATAGATGATTCAATGGCTAGATCAGTAAAGTTTCGAAGCAGATCATGATATTTGGGAGATAAAATGGTACTCAATCCGCGTAGCTCAAAGGCAGATATTATTAAGGCTGGTCTAGCCACTTTTGCGGGGCTGATTGTGTTGGGGCTATTTATTGTTTTTTTGGGCGGACACGATTTCTTTTTTGATTATTCAACTTATAAAATTCAATTTTTAAATATAAAAGATCTGACTTCAGGACGACCTGTAAAATACGCAGGGCTAAGCGTCGGTAAGGTCAAATCCATAGAAGTTAATAAAAAGCATCCTGAGCATATTACTGTGGTTATTAATGTTGATAAAGATTTTGATCTTTATGAGGGGACTGTTGCAACAATTACTCAAAAAGGACTTGTAGGTGATAATTATATTCTCTTAGAACTTCAAAGTGACCCAGGTCCAAAACTTGTTCCGGGATCTGTCATTCCGGTTGCTTTGACTTTGAGTATGAGTGATGTTGCTGCAGAAATAGGTAAAGCGGTAGCGGCAGTTGCTCCAAAGCTTGAAAAGGCCGTAGATGGGCTTCAGGTGCTTTTGACTGGCGAAAACAGGGAAAGCCTTGAAAAAAGTTTAAAAATCGCTCCTAGCGTGCTTATGCAAACCAATGCAACTCTCGTATCTTTTCAAAAAGAATGGATTAAGCTTTCTCG
Protein-coding sequences here:
- a CDS encoding MlaD family protein, which gives rise to MVLNPRSSKADIIKAGLATFAGLIVLGLFIVFLGGHDFFFDYSTYKIQFLNIKDLTSGRPVKYAGLSVGKVKSIEVNKKHPEHITVVINVDKDFDLYEGTVATITQKGLVGDNYILLELQSDPGPKLVPGSVIPVALTLSMSDVAAEIGKAVAAVAPKLEKAVDGLQVLLTGENRESLEKSLKIAPSVLMQTNATLVSFQKEWIKLSRTASIGIQSGTRNLETLTFEVSTTLNQARKVLETLSRDVKQTLQNMDDEVSKVADGVNGLTVDLRKNLEYDQEELEAILLNINRLTNEMNRLARSLRERPWQVLNPPEGAQK
- a CDS encoding ABC transporter ATP-binding protein; the protein is MKVSRLAQDITLKELSLGYPGKVLMENLSAVLPSGKVSVILGGSGCGKSTLLRHILGLNIPVSGEIYLGDTNLTELKDEDELRLIRTRMGVLFQDGAMLGSLTLGENVALPLQEHTELPDVIIEEVVQMKLRMVGLGEFTHYYPNQLSGGMRKRAGLARAMVMDPTTLLCDEPSSGLDPITAADLDQLILKLKETFNVTIVVVTHDLDSLFNIADYVVVLHQSRCLYQGDLDGLRDSKDEYLIDFLERRPTVIDDSMARSVKFRSRS